A single Equus quagga isolate Etosha38 chromosome 8, UCLA_HA_Equagga_1.0, whole genome shotgun sequence DNA region contains:
- the PRR18 gene encoding proline-rich protein 18, whose translation MQQSVVTPARRSQHLAGPRPRPARSAPPPAGDSPGGDQAAPALAAPGRLALSRRIRPRSPRAGRRWVRSGDEGADPATDGEGSRLRAPLTRDRPSAFRALMIRRLGSTMPFPPVPPPPPAPAPGLPAARPPPRRPGIPRKAAAPGEGSGRRGRASSTASGARTAGSGTAAGAGPDDALRFSLSLTPEAVLLIQRRHMEKQLLARPRRPLPSPSADARRLLAPCPRATAAGLSRRPAPPGGLQALDLGPRPADLRPVLKVSLLNERHKYDDVEYEEEAEVVDEGLVRKCTEWLRGVESAAGRAGPLDALPHLSTL comes from the exons ATGCAACAGTCGGTCGTGACACCAGCCAGGCGCAGCCAGCACCTCGCGGGGCCGCGTCCCCGGCCCGCGCGCTCGGCTCCTCCTCCTGCCGGCGACTCTCCCGGCGGGGACCAGGCGGCGCCCGCACTCGCCGCGCCCGGGCGGCTGGCGCTGTCCCGCCGGATCAGGCCGAGGAGCCCCCGA GCTGGACGCAGGTGGGTGCGGAGCGGGGACGAGGGCGCCGACCCGGCCACTGATGGGGAGGGCAGCAGGCTCCGCGCGCCCCTGACGAGGGACCGCCCCTCTGCTTTCAGGGCGCTGATGATCCGCCGGCTCGGCAGCACCATGCCTTTCCCGCCcgtgccgccgccgccgcccgccccggccccgggGCTCCCCGCCGCGCGCCCGCCGCCCCGGAGGCCCGGCATCCCCCGGAAAGCGGCGGCGCCC GGCGAGGGGAGCGGCCGCCGGGGCCGCGCCAGCAGCACCGCCTCGGGGGCGCGGACCGCCGGCTCGGGGACGGCCGCGGGGGCAGGGCCCGACGACGCGCTGCGCTTCTCCCTGAGCCTCACCCCCGAGGCCGTGCTGCTCATCCAGAGGCGCCACATGGAGAAGCAGCTGCTGGCGCGGCCCCGGCGGCCGCTCCCCTCGCCCTCGGCCGACGCCAGGCGGCTGCTCGCCCCCTGCCCCCGGGCCACGGCCGCGGGTCTCTCCCGGCGCCCGGCTCCGCCCGGCGGCCTGCAGGCCCTCGACCTCGGGCCGCGGCCCGCCGACCTGCGCCCGGTGCTTAAGGTGTCGCTGCTCAACGAGCGGCACAAGTACGACGACGTGGAGTACGAGGAGGAGGCCGAGGTGGTGGACGAGGGCCTGGTCCGCAAGTGCACCGAGTGGCTGCGCGGCGTGGAGTCGGCGGCCGGTCGCGCCGGGCCCCTGGACGCGCTGCCGCACCTGAGCACGCTGTGA